A single Loxodonta africana isolate mLoxAfr1 chromosome 12, mLoxAfr1.hap2, whole genome shotgun sequence DNA region contains:
- the PRSS22 gene encoding brain-specific serine protease 4, with the protein MVVSRCPRALVGGSLRILATLLLLAWAATLDAAKMPAPPACGKPQQLNRIVGGEDSADAEWPWVVSIQKNRTHHCAGSLLTNRWVVTAAHCFKGYVSHHLNKLSQFSVLLGIWQLGNPGLRSQKVGIARVQPHPVYSWKEGARADIALVLLEHPIQFSERILPICLPDSSVHFPPNSDCWIAGWGSIYDGVPLPHPQALQKLKVPIISSEVCSHLYWQGAGQGAITEDMLCAGYLEGERDACLGDSGGPLMCQVDGTWLLAGIISWGEGCAERNRPGVYISLTAHRSWIQRIVQGVQLRGHSQESGARRALRRVF; encoded by the exons ATGGTGGTTTCCAGATGTCCCCGGGCCCTGGTTGGGGGCAGCCTCCGGATCTTAGCCACTCTGCTGCTTCTGGCCTGGGCAG CCACCTTGGATGCTGCCAAGATGCCTG CACCCCCAGCCTGTGGGAAGCCACAGCAGCTGAATCGCATTGTGGGGGGCGAGGACAGTGCCGATGCCGAGTGGCCTTGGGTCGTGAGCATCCAGAAGAACAGGACTCACCACTGTGCGGGCTCCCTGCTCACCAACCGCTGGGTGGTCACTGCTGCCCACTGCTTCAAGGGATATGTAAGCCA CCATCTGAACAAACTATCCCAGTTCTCCGTGCTGCTGGGGATCTGGCAGCTGGGCAACCCTGGCCTTCGGTCCCAGAAGGTGGGGATTGCCCGGGTGCAGCCCCACCCTGTGTACTCCTGGAAGGAGGGTGCCCGTGCCGACATCGCCCTGGTGCTCCTTGAACACcccatccagttctctgagcgaATCCTGCCCATCTGTCTCCCTGATTCCTCCGTCCATTTCCCTCCCAACAGTGACTGCTGGATTGCAGGCTGGGGGAGTATCTACGATGGAG TGCCCCTGCCCCACCCTCAGGCCCTGCAGAAGCTGAAGGTTCCCATCATCAGCTCGGAAGTCTGCAGCCACCTATACTGGCAGGGAGCTGGGCAGGGAGCCATTACTGAGGACATGCTGTGTGCTGGGTACCTGGAAGGGGAGCGAGATGCCTGCCTG GGTGACTCCGGAGGCCCCCTGATGTGCCAAGTGGACGGGACCTGGCTGCTGGCTGGCATCATAAGCTGGGGCGAGGGCTGTGCAGAGCGCAACCGCCCGGGCGTCTACATCAGCCTCACCGCCCACCGCTCCTGGATCCAGAGGATTGTTCAAGGGGTGCAGCTCCGCGGCCACTCGCAGGAGAGTGGGGCCCGGAGAGCGCTGCGGAGGGTCTTCTAG